One Eurosta solidaginis isolate ZX-2024a chromosome 5, ASM4086904v1, whole genome shotgun sequence DNA segment encodes these proteins:
- the LOC137253945 gene encoding uncharacterized protein, with the protein MEENHRSEDKKRRRWSREETTGFLRCYLARKAEFEHPKKKRVAYANVLEDMVSLGISDSDRTPVCLESKIRTLLQAYKAARDNNRSTGASPCFAPYMELMDEIFGNTPIIKNDHTVCVGLRPFEKVSVDISSPTQLPSSAVSPLPSTSTVELPAAPHSSLSPSPSCSNSFSFSSHYNSSSDSVGRKKRTAREIYYEKKN; encoded by the exons ATGGAGGAAAATCATAG GTCTGAGGATAAAAAACGCAGAAGATGGTCCCGTGAAGAAACAACGGGATTCCTGAGATGCTATCTGGCTCGAAAAGCAGAATTCGAGCACCCCAAAAAGAAGAGAGTGGCCTACGCCAATGTTTTGGAAGACATGGTGTCATTGGGTATCTCG GACTCAGACAGAACTCCGGTGTGTTTGGAGTCAAAGATTAGAACACTCCTTCAGGCTTATAAGGCGGCGCGGGACAACAATCGCAGCACAGGTGCAAGTCCATGTTTTGCTCCGTATATGGAGCTCATGGATGAAATTTTTGGAAATACACCCATTATTAAAAACGACCATACAGTTTGCGTGGGTCTCAGGCCATTCGAGAAGGTGTCGGTAGATATCTCATCGCCAACTCAACTACCATCATCAGCGGTTTCTCCACTTCCATCAACATCGACAGTAGAATTACCGGCTGCGCCACATTCATCGTTATCTCCTTCTCCTTCCTGCTCGaattccttttcattttcttcacatTATAATTCTTCATCTGATTCAGTCGGACGCAAAAAACGTACTGCTCGCGAAATatactatgaaaaaaaaaattga